One genomic segment of Aliarcobacter cibarius includes these proteins:
- a CDS encoding IS4 family transposase — translation MQIESKIISIINDKLKNPIYETLRLLNMKTILTKSNFSKKEGVAVHMVLLHFVYMLVMNKKISTFMNQSKDSFKKDVYYRLLSNASYNYRKLLSLSSLKILSLLHKVQDSKLIRVLILDDTVEDKVGKNIEGSCDNLWSNKVKRKIRGVNVVSLNYSDGYSNFMLDFAIAMNSYAMVKIEEFTNIIDHRTNAHKRRLESLKGKSQIAIEMIKRAVASGIYADYLLVDSWYSKPVFIETMNELGLQVISRMVNNDRIWNFTGEKKTLDGIYNKFKKLKTIKMGQYGKKIKFEYFGVIVEHKKAGKLKIVFIKTKENLIPIVSTNLDLSDEEIIDIYKRRWDIEQGYKELREHFGFGKEENRIYEALIARITLSFFTYNVVSYINRISNEPKTIGGLFKDLECELHTLAIAMQAFLAILDEIAKIEEVVNRNEDFTAIIDLLRDVTGKLLGFRCES, via the coding sequence ATGCAGATAGAATCTAAGATAATAAGCATCATAAACGACAAACTAAAGAATCCAATTTATGAAACATTGCGACTATTAAATATGAAAACGATTTTAACAAAGAGCAATTTTTCTAAAAAAGAGGGAGTTGCTGTTCATATGGTTTTACTACATTTTGTATATATGCTAGTAATGAATAAAAAAATATCAACTTTTATGAATCAGAGTAAAGACAGCTTCAAAAAAGATGTCTATTATCGTTTACTTTCTAATGCTTCTTATAACTATAGAAAACTACTTTCACTATCATCTTTAAAAATATTATCACTACTTCACAAAGTACAAGATTCAAAGTTGATTAGAGTCCTTATACTTGATGATACAGTCGAAGATAAGGTTGGTAAAAATATAGAGGGAAGTTGTGATAACCTTTGGAGCAATAAAGTAAAGAGAAAAATAAGAGGTGTAAATGTTGTATCACTAAACTATAGTGATGGTTATTCAAATTTTATGTTAGACTTTGCAATTGCTATGAATAGTTATGCAATGGTAAAGATAGAAGAGTTTACAAATATTATTGATCATCGAACCAATGCACATAAGCGAAGATTGGAAAGCTTAAAAGGGAAATCACAAATTGCTATAGAGATGATTAAAAGAGCAGTAGCTAGTGGTATATATGCAGATTATCTGCTTGTGGATAGTTGGTATTCTAAACCTGTGTTTATAGAAACAATGAATGAGCTAGGATTGCAAGTTATTTCAAGAATGGTAAACAATGATAGAATCTGGAACTTCACAGGGGAGAAAAAAACTCTTGATGGTATCTATAACAAGTTTAAAAAGCTTAAAACTATTAAGATGGGTCAATATGGCAAAAAGATAAAGTTTGAATACTTCGGGGTCATAGTTGAACATAAAAAAGCAGGAAAATTAAAAATTGTTTTTATAAAAACCAAAGAGAATCTCATCCCTATTGTATCTACAAACTTAGACTTGAGTGATGAAGAAATTATCGATATTTACAAACGACGATGGGATATAGAACAAGGGTATAAAGAACTTCGTGAACACTTTGGGTTTGGTAAAGAAGAAAATCGAATTTATGAAGCACTTATTGCTCGCATAACACTCTCATTTTTTACATACAATGTTGTTAGCTATATAAATCGTATCAGTAATGAACCAAAAACTATTGGTGGATTGTTTAAAGATCTAGAATGTGAACTTCACACCTTGGCAATTGCTATGCAAGCATTTTTAGCTATTTTAGATGAGATTGCAAAAATTGAAGAAGTTGTCAATAGAAATGAGGATTTTACAGCAATAATCGATCTATTAAGAGATGTGACTGGAAAACTACTTGGTTTTAGGTGCGAAAGTTAA
- the era gene encoding GTPase Era: MTKCGYVSVVGRPNAGKSSLLNWLVGEKIAMVSHKANATRKRSNIIVMHEDDQIIFVDTPGIHETEKLLNQFMLEEALRAMGDCDLILFLAPVTDSLKYYEDFLEKNKKNTKHILLLTKIDFVNNDELMAKLKEYEKYSDKYEAIIPISIKKATKKADILDEVVKYLPEHPYLFDPEIMTTEHLRDIYKEFIRESIFENISDEIPYETDVIVNKVEEKPNVDVIKATIIVQKDTQKGMIIGQNATAIKRIGKAARIKIEKLSGKKCYLELFVSIKKNWTKNKDALKSMGYDMEIQ, translated from the coding sequence ATGACAAAATGCGGATATGTTTCAGTTGTTGGTCGTCCAAACGCTGGAAAAAGTTCACTATTAAATTGGCTTGTTGGTGAAAAGATTGCAATGGTTTCACATAAAGCAAATGCTACTAGAAAAAGATCAAATATAATTGTAATGCACGAAGATGATCAAATTATTTTTGTAGATACTCCAGGAATTCATGAGACTGAAAAACTTTTAAATCAATTTATGCTTGAAGAGGCTTTAAGAGCTATGGGTGATTGTGATTTAATACTTTTTTTAGCCCCAGTTACAGATAGTTTAAAATATTATGAAGATTTTTTAGAGAAAAATAAAAAGAATACAAAGCATATTTTACTTCTTACAAAAATTGATTTTGTAAACAATGATGAATTAATGGCTAAGTTAAAAGAGTATGAAAAGTATAGTGATAAATATGAAGCTATAATTCCTATTTCAATAAAAAAAGCTACAAAAAAAGCAGATATTTTAGATGAGGTTGTAAAATATTTACCAGAACATCCTTATTTATTTGATCCTGAAATTATGACAACAGAGCATTTAAGGGATATTTACAAAGAGTTTATAAGAGAGTCTATATTTGAAAATATTAGTGATGAAATTCCTTATGAAACAGATGTAATTGTAAATAAAGTTGAAGAAAAACCAAATGTTGATGTAATAAAAGCAACAATAATCGTGCAAAAAGATACTCAAAAAGGGATGATTATTGGGCAAAATGCAACTGCAATTAAAAGAATCGGAAAAGCAGCAAGAATTAAAATAGAAAAATTAAGTGGTAAAAAGTGTTATTTAGAACTTTTTGTAAGTATTAAGAAAAACTGGACAAAAAATAAAGATGCCCTAAAATCAATGGGTTATGATATGGAAATTCAATAA